In Streptomyces violaceusniger Tu 4113, one DNA window encodes the following:
- a CDS encoding SDR family NAD(P)-dependent oxidoreductase: MTTGDFEGLAALVTGGASGIGAAIAATLRDRGARVAVLDRDPSGAPDGTLALKADVTSDEAIRTAVDAAVSEFGALHTLVGNAGIGAIGSVEDNSDEEWHRLLDINVLGLVRTARAALPHLRAAAADRPGAVSITHTCSIAATAGLPQRAAYSASKGAVLSLTLAMAADHIREGVRVNCVNPGTADTPWVGRLLDQAPDPAAERAALEARQPTGRLVSADEVAAAVAYLASPAAAAVTGTALAVDGGMQGLRLRPASS; the protein is encoded by the coding sequence GTGACCACCGGCGACTTCGAAGGGCTGGCCGCACTCGTCACCGGCGGCGCCTCCGGTATCGGCGCCGCCATCGCGGCCACGCTGCGCGACCGGGGAGCGCGGGTCGCCGTGCTCGACCGCGATCCGTCGGGCGCCCCGGACGGCACGCTGGCGCTCAAGGCCGACGTCACCTCCGACGAGGCGATCAGGACCGCGGTGGACGCGGCGGTGAGCGAGTTCGGCGCCCTGCACACCCTCGTCGGCAACGCGGGCATCGGCGCGATCGGCAGCGTCGAGGACAACTCCGACGAGGAGTGGCACCGGCTGCTGGACATCAATGTGCTGGGCCTGGTCCGCACCGCGCGGGCCGCGCTGCCCCATCTGCGCGCCGCCGCGGCCGACCGGCCCGGCGCCGTCTCCATCACCCACACCTGCTCGATCGCCGCCACTGCCGGACTGCCGCAGCGCGCCGCCTACAGCGCCAGCAAGGGCGCGGTGCTCTCGCTCACCCTCGCCATGGCGGCGGACCACATCCGCGAAGGGGTCCGCGTCAACTGCGTCAACCCCGGCACCGCGGACACCCCGTGGGTCGGCCGGCTGCTCGACCAGGCCCCCGATCCGGCGGCCGAGCGCGCCGCCCTGGAGGCCCGTCAGCCCACCGGACGGCTGGTCTCCGCCGACGAGGTGGCCGCCGCCGTCGCGTATCTCGCCAGCCCCGCCGCCGCGGCCGTCACCGGCACCGCGCTGGCGGTCGACGGAGGGATGCAGGGGCTGCGGCTGCGCCCCGCCTCCTCCTGA
- a CDS encoding enolase C-terminal domain-like protein — protein sequence MFSLAHRFREHPLSLRPSVTELEVHDIRFPTSEQLDGSDAMNPDPDYSAAYVVLRTDAGEGTASEGHGFVFTIGRGNDVTAAAIRSLRPHVVGRPAPLTAADLAVLHRELTHDSQLRWLGPEKGVMHMAAGAVINAAWDLAARQAGRPLWQFLAEMSPEELVELVDFRYLTDALTRDEALAILRAAEPGRAERAALLRERGYPAYTTSPGWLGYSDEKMIKLAQEAVADGFGQIKLKVGADLDEDLRRMRLAREAVGPDVRIAVDANQRWDVAEAVRWMSALAPYDPHWIEEPTSPDDVLAHAAIRAGQPVKVATGEHVANRVVFKQLLQAEAVDFVQIDAARVAGVNENLTILLLAAKYGLPVCPHAGGVGLCELVQHLAMFDFVAVSGSWDDRVIEYVDHLHEHFADPVVIESGRYRTPTAPGFSARMYPESIAAYRYPDGPEWRARLATPAPATPAPATPAPATPEPATPEPATPAPATPAPAQPVRQEDNQ from the coding sequence ATGTTCTCTCTCGCGCATCGTTTCAGGGAGCACCCATTGAGTCTGCGTCCATCCGTCACCGAGCTCGAGGTCCATGACATCCGGTTTCCCACCTCGGAGCAGCTCGACGGCTCGGACGCCATGAACCCGGACCCCGACTACTCCGCCGCCTACGTCGTGCTGCGCACGGACGCGGGGGAGGGGACGGCGTCCGAGGGGCACGGCTTCGTCTTCACCATTGGCCGCGGCAACGATGTCACCGCGGCCGCCATCCGGTCTCTCCGCCCCCATGTGGTGGGCCGCCCCGCGCCGCTGACGGCGGCCGATCTGGCCGTCCTGCACCGTGAGCTGACCCATGACTCGCAGTTGCGCTGGCTCGGGCCGGAGAAGGGCGTCATGCATATGGCGGCGGGCGCGGTGATCAACGCCGCCTGGGACCTCGCCGCCCGGCAGGCAGGCAGGCCGCTGTGGCAGTTCCTCGCCGAGATGTCGCCGGAGGAGCTGGTCGAGCTGGTCGACTTCCGCTACCTCACCGACGCGCTCACCCGTGACGAGGCGCTCGCCATCCTGCGCGCCGCCGAGCCCGGCCGCGCCGAGCGCGCCGCGCTGCTGCGCGAGCGGGGCTACCCCGCCTACACCACCTCGCCCGGCTGGCTCGGCTACTCCGACGAGAAAATGATCAAGCTGGCGCAGGAGGCCGTCGCCGACGGCTTCGGCCAGATCAAGCTCAAGGTCGGCGCCGATCTCGACGAGGACCTCAGGCGGATGCGGCTCGCCCGCGAGGCGGTCGGCCCCGATGTGCGCATCGCCGTGGACGCCAACCAGCGGTGGGACGTGGCGGAGGCGGTGCGCTGGATGAGCGCCCTGGCGCCGTACGACCCGCACTGGATCGAGGAGCCCACCAGCCCGGACGACGTCCTCGCCCACGCCGCCATCCGCGCCGGACAGCCGGTCAAGGTCGCCACCGGTGAGCATGTCGCCAACCGCGTGGTCTTCAAACAACTGCTCCAGGCCGAGGCGGTCGACTTCGTCCAGATCGACGCGGCACGGGTCGCCGGGGTCAACGAGAACCTCACGATCCTGCTGCTCGCCGCCAAGTACGGACTTCCGGTGTGCCCGCACGCGGGCGGCGTCGGGCTGTGCGAACTCGTCCAGCATCTGGCCATGTTCGACTTCGTGGCCGTATCGGGTAGCTGGGACGACCGGGTCATCGAGTATGTCGACCACCTCCACGAGCACTTCGCCGATCCCGTGGTCATCGAGTCGGGCCGCTACCGCACCCCGACCGCGCCGGGCTTCTCCGCCCGTATGTACCCCGAGTCGATCGCCGCCTACCGCTATCCGGACGGACCCGAATGGCGGGCCCGCCTCGCAACGCCCGCACCGGCAACGCCCGCACCGGCAACGCCCGCACCGGCAACGCCCGAACCGGCAACGCCCGAACCGGCAACGCCCGCACCGGCAACGCCCGCACCCGCACAGCCCGTACGACAGGAGGACAACCAGTGA
- a CDS encoding PAC2 family protein produces the protein MIELEGVPELIDPVMICAFEGWNDAGDAASTAVGHLDREWKGEVFASLDAEDYYDFQVNRPTVALEGGVRKITWPTTRLSVVRAETGEKSRDLVLVRGIEPSMRWRSFCNEILGYAHELGVEMVVILGALLGDTPHTRPVPVSGVTSDSDLARSLDLEETRYEGPTGIVGVLQEACAHAGVPAVSLWAAVPHYVSQPPNPKATLALLNRLEDLISVRIPLGELTEDSRAWQLGVDQLAAEDSEVAEYVQSLEEARDTAELPEASGEAIAREFERYLRRRDGQPGPGGHATESGGLAEGREGGPGGPGAPYLRDPATGHGRPRRPSPKDEVANDAEDTGAAEEDAKDPDDAQGAQGGEGQDVSRRDESGTERGGDGDEGSGSGR, from the coding sequence GTGATCGAGCTTGAGGGGGTTCCCGAGCTGATCGACCCGGTCATGATCTGTGCCTTCGAGGGCTGGAACGACGCCGGAGACGCCGCCTCGACCGCGGTCGGGCACCTGGACCGGGAGTGGAAGGGCGAGGTCTTCGCCTCGCTCGACGCCGAGGACTACTACGACTTCCAGGTGAACCGGCCCACCGTGGCGCTGGAGGGCGGCGTGCGCAAGATCACTTGGCCGACGACCCGGCTCTCGGTGGTCCGGGCGGAAACCGGGGAGAAGTCCCGGGACCTGGTGCTGGTGCGCGGTATCGAGCCGAGCATGCGCTGGCGGTCGTTCTGCAACGAGATCCTCGGCTACGCCCATGAGTTGGGCGTGGAGATGGTCGTCATCCTCGGCGCACTGCTCGGCGACACCCCGCACACCCGGCCGGTGCCGGTCAGCGGGGTCACCTCCGACTCGGACCTGGCCCGCAGCCTCGATCTGGAGGAGACCCGCTACGAGGGCCCGACCGGGATCGTCGGAGTTCTCCAGGAGGCCTGCGCCCACGCCGGCGTCCCGGCGGTGAGCCTGTGGGCGGCCGTGCCGCACTACGTCTCGCAGCCGCCGAACCCGAAGGCCACCCTGGCGCTGCTCAACCGCCTGGAGGACCTCATCTCGGTGCGCATCCCCCTCGGCGAGCTGACCGAGGACTCACGCGCCTGGCAACTGGGCGTGGACCAGTTGGCCGCCGAGGACAGCGAGGTCGCCGAGTACGTCCAGTCGCTGGAGGAGGCGCGGGACACCGCCGAGCTGCCGGAGGCGTCGGGCGAGGCCATCGCCCGCGAATTCGAGCGCTATCTGCGGCGGCGCGACGGCCAGCCCGGCCCCGGCGGCCACGCGACCGAGAGCGGCGGCCTCGCCGAGGGCCGGGAGGGCGGCCCAGGCGGCCCGGGCGCGCCCTATCTGCGGGATCCCGCCACCGGCCACGGGCGGCCGCGCAGGCCGTCCCCCAAGGACGAGGTGGCCAACGACGCGGAGGACACCGGCGCCGCCGAGGAGGACGCCAAGGATCCGGACGACGCCCAGGGCGCTCAGGGTGGCGAGGGCCAGGACGTCTCCCGCCGCGACGAGAGCGGCACGGAGCGGGGCGGCGACGGGGACGAGGGGTCCGGCTCCGGCCGGTAG
- the mshC gene encoding cysteine--1-D-myo-inosityl 2-amino-2-deoxy-alpha-D-glucopyranoside ligase: MYAWPASETPALPGSGRDLSIHDTATGGRITLTPGPVARIYVCGITPYDATHMGHAATYNAFDLVQRVWLDTKRQVHYVQNVTDVDDPLLERAQRNGDDWTALAERETALFREDMTALRMLPPRHYIGAVESIPGIVPLVERLRDLGAAYELEGDIYFSVESDPSFGSVSRLDAEAMRLLSAERGGDPERPGKKNPLDPMLWMAAREGEPSWDGGSLGSGRPGWHIECVAIALDHLGMGFDVQGGGSDLAFPHHEMGASHAQVLTGERPFAKTYVHAGMVALDGEKMSKSKGNLVFVSALRRDGVDPAAIRLALLAHHYRSDWEWTDGVLREAEERLGRWRAAVSRPDGPSAAALVEEIREALANDLDSPAALAAVDRWAAAQTATGGTDEGAPGLVSRAVDALLGVAL; this comes from the coding sequence ATGTATGCCTGGCCCGCTTCTGAGACTCCCGCCCTGCCCGGCAGTGGCCGGGACCTGAGCATTCACGACACCGCGACCGGGGGACGGATCACTCTGACCCCCGGTCCCGTCGCGCGCATCTACGTCTGCGGGATCACCCCGTACGACGCGACCCATATGGGTCATGCCGCGACCTACAACGCGTTCGACCTCGTTCAGCGCGTATGGCTCGACACCAAGCGCCAGGTTCACTACGTCCAGAACGTCACGGACGTCGACGATCCCCTGCTGGAGCGGGCCCAGCGGAACGGCGACGACTGGACGGCCCTCGCCGAGCGCGAGACCGCCCTCTTCCGCGAGGACATGACGGCCCTGCGGATGCTGCCCCCGCGCCACTACATCGGCGCCGTCGAGTCGATACCGGGCATCGTGCCGCTCGTGGAGCGGCTGCGCGACCTGGGCGCCGCCTATGAACTCGAAGGCGACATCTACTTCTCCGTGGAGTCCGACCCCTCCTTCGGCTCCGTCAGCCGGCTCGACGCCGAGGCCATGCGGCTGCTGTCCGCCGAGCGCGGCGGCGACCCGGAGCGCCCCGGCAAGAAGAACCCCCTCGACCCGATGCTGTGGATGGCCGCCCGTGAGGGCGAGCCGAGTTGGGACGGCGGATCGCTCGGCTCCGGCCGCCCCGGCTGGCACATCGAGTGCGTGGCCATCGCCCTGGACCACCTCGGCATGGGCTTCGATGTGCAGGGCGGCGGATCCGATCTCGCCTTCCCGCACCATGAGATGGGCGCCTCGCACGCCCAGGTGCTCACCGGTGAGCGGCCGTTCGCCAAAACGTATGTGCACGCCGGAATGGTGGCCCTGGACGGCGAGAAGATGTCCAAGTCCAAGGGCAACCTGGTCTTCGTCTCGGCGCTGCGCCGAGACGGTGTGGACCCGGCGGCCATACGGCTCGCGCTGCTGGCCCACCACTACCGCTCGGACTGGGAGTGGACGGACGGGGTGCTGCGGGAGGCCGAGGAGCGCCTCGGTCGCTGGCGTGCGGCCGTCTCGCGACCGGACGGGCCCTCGGCCGCCGCGCTGGTGGAGGAGATCCGCGAGGCGCTCGCGAACGACCTGGACTCCCCGGCCGCCCTGGCCGCCGTCGACCGCTGGGCGGCCGCGCAGACGGCCACCGGCGGTACGGACGAGGGGGCGCCCGGGCTGGTCTCCCGCGCCGTGGACGCGCTGCTGGGCGTGGCCCTCTGA
- a CDS encoding SCO1664 family protein, which yields MSAPERIPPRSLTPPAPSELLALGELTVRGQVREASNAVLYCTVEYDGHSAPCVYKPVAGERPLWDFPDGTLAQREVAAYEISEATGWGLVPPTVLRDGPYGQGMCQLWIEVEVAPDGADGDGSADGDGDGEGSGETGGAELLALVEGDEPGPGWKAIGYAEVDEGRTALLVHADDVRLRRLAVLDAVINNGDRKGGHLLPAAGGRLYAIDHGVTFNADDKLRTLLWGWAGEPLPDDVLEVLRRLADQLADGGPLGARLAELITGAEIEALRARVATLLRTGKHPEPSGQWPAIPWPPV from the coding sequence ATGTCCGCGCCAGAACGGATACCGCCGCGGAGCCTGACGCCGCCGGCCCCGTCCGAGCTGCTGGCTCTGGGTGAGCTGACGGTGCGCGGACAGGTCCGGGAGGCGTCCAACGCGGTGCTGTACTGCACGGTCGAGTACGACGGCCACAGCGCCCCCTGCGTCTACAAGCCGGTGGCCGGGGAGCGGCCGCTGTGGGACTTCCCGGACGGCACGCTCGCCCAGCGCGAGGTCGCCGCGTACGAGATCTCCGAGGCCACCGGCTGGGGCCTGGTGCCGCCCACTGTGCTGCGCGACGGGCCGTACGGGCAGGGGATGTGCCAGCTCTGGATAGAGGTCGAGGTGGCCCCCGACGGGGCGGACGGCGACGGGTCGGCGGACGGCGACGGCGACGGCGAGGGATCCGGGGAGACCGGGGGAGCGGAGCTGCTCGCGCTCGTCGAGGGCGACGAACCGGGCCCCGGCTGGAAGGCGATCGGCTACGCCGAGGTGGACGAGGGCCGCACGGCGCTGCTGGTCCACGCCGACGACGTACGGCTGCGCCGGCTGGCCGTCCTCGACGCGGTGATCAACAACGGCGACCGTAAGGGCGGCCATCTGCTGCCCGCGGCCGGTGGCCGGCTCTATGCGATTGATCACGGAGTGACCTTCAACGCCGATGACAAGCTGCGCACCCTGCTGTGGGGCTGGGCCGGGGAGCCGCTGCCGGACGATGTGCTGGAGGTGCTGCGCCGGTTGGCGGACCAGCTCGCCGACGGCGGCCCGCTTGGCGCCCGGCTGGCGGAGCTGATCACCGGGGCCGAGATCGAGGCTCTGAGGGCCCGTGTGGCCACGCTGCTGCGGACCGGGAAGCACCCCGAGCCCAGCGGCCAGTGGCCCGCCATTCCCTGGCCGCCGGTCTGA
- a CDS encoding DUF3090 domain-containing protein — translation MSRQVFLYDPPDRFVAGTVGLPGRRTFFLQASASGRTTSVALEKTQVAALAERIDELLDEVVRRTGGNAPVPAVAPTELTDMAPLEAPVEEEFRVGTMALAWDGEEQRMIVEAQALVELEAESEEDLAEAEERLLQDDVNGPPMLRVRLTGTQARAFAKRALEVVNAGRPPCPLCSLPLDPEGHVCPRQNGYRRGA, via the coding sequence TTGTCCCGTCAGGTGTTCCTCTATGACCCGCCGGACCGTTTCGTCGCCGGTACGGTCGGGCTGCCTGGTCGCCGTACCTTTTTCCTGCAGGCGTCCGCCAGTGGCCGGACCACCAGTGTCGCCTTGGAGAAGACGCAGGTCGCCGCGTTGGCCGAGCGGATAGACGAGCTGCTGGACGAGGTGGTGCGGCGCACCGGCGGAAACGCCCCGGTCCCCGCCGTCGCACCGACCGAACTCACCGACATGGCACCGCTGGAAGCCCCCGTGGAGGAGGAGTTCCGGGTCGGCACCATGGCACTCGCCTGGGACGGCGAGGAACAGCGGATGATCGTCGAGGCACAGGCCCTGGTGGAGCTGGAGGCCGAGTCCGAGGAGGATCTGGCCGAGGCCGAGGAGCGGCTGCTCCAGGACGATGTGAACGGCCCGCCCATGCTGCGGGTGCGGCTCACCGGGACGCAGGCGCGGGCGTTCGCCAAGCGCGCCCTGGAGGTCGTCAACGCCGGCCGGCCGCCCTGCCCGCTGTGCAGTCTGCCGCTCGACCCGGAGGGACACGTATGTCCGCGCCAGAACGGATACCGCCGCGGAGCCTGA
- a CDS encoding histidine phosphatase family protein, which produces MPMLILVRHGRSPANTAGLLAGWTPGVALDERGAAQAAALPGRLAGLPLAAAVTSPLQRCRETLAPLLAARPELPLHPDDRIGECHYGDWSGRKLAELADEPLMNIVQQHPSAAAFPGGESMRAMHTRAVEAVRDWNARIEQEHGANAVYLMCSHGDVIKALVADALGLHLDLFQRISVEPCSVTAIRYTPTRPFVVRLGDTGDFAGLAPREETTGDRGGDAAVGGDAGAP; this is translated from the coding sequence ATGCCCATGCTGATCCTCGTACGGCACGGCCGGTCCCCCGCCAACACCGCGGGCCTCCTCGCGGGCTGGACCCCCGGTGTCGCCCTCGACGAGCGCGGTGCGGCCCAGGCCGCGGCGCTGCCCGGCAGGCTGGCCGGGCTGCCCCTGGCCGCCGCCGTCACCAGCCCCCTGCAGCGCTGCCGGGAGACGCTGGCCCCGCTGCTCGCCGCCCGCCCCGAACTGCCGCTGCACCCCGACGACCGGATCGGTGAGTGCCACTACGGAGACTGGTCGGGCCGTAAGCTCGCCGAGCTCGCCGATGAACCACTGATGAACATCGTCCAGCAGCATCCGTCCGCCGCCGCCTTCCCCGGTGGCGAGTCCATGCGCGCGATGCACACGCGCGCGGTCGAGGCGGTGCGCGACTGGAACGCCCGGATCGAGCAGGAGCACGGCGCCAACGCGGTCTATCTGATGTGCTCCCACGGGGACGTCATCAAGGCACTGGTCGCGGACGCCCTCGGACTGCATCTCGATCTCTTTCAGCGGATCTCGGTCGAGCCCTGCTCGGTCACCGCGATCCGGTACACCCCGACCCGGCCCTTCGTCGTCCGGCTCGGCGACACCGGCGACTTCGCGGGACTGGCGCCGCGCGAGGAGACCACCGGGGACCGGGGCGGGGACGCGGCGGTGGGCGGCGACGCGGGAGCACCGTGA